In one Brassica oleracea var. oleracea cultivar TO1000 chromosome C9, BOL, whole genome shotgun sequence genomic region, the following are encoded:
- the LOC106316243 gene encoding cryptochrome DASH, chloroplastic/mitochondrial-like, whose product MECLADLRKNLMRRGLNLLIRSGKPEDILPSLAKDFGAHTVFAHEETCSEELHVERLVDKALKRVGNGTKLELIWGSTMYHKDDLPFDVLDLPDIYTQFRKSVEANCRIRSSTRIPVSIGPTPCVDNWGDVPTLGQLGLEPQEVTRGMRFVGGESAGLGRVFEYFWKKDLLKVYKETRNGMLGPDYSTKFSPWLALDVSLLGLSMKRFKDMKEKE is encoded by the exons ATGGAATGTTTGGCTGATTTGAGAAAGAACCTGATGAGAAGAGGATTGAATCTTCTTATCCGGAGTGGTAAACCAGAAGACATTCTTCCTTCTCTTGCCAAAGACTTTGGAGCTCATACA GTGTTTGCTCATGAAGAAACGTGCAGCGAGGAGCTACATGTTGAGAGACTTGTGGATAAGGCTTTGAAACGGGTTGGGAATGGCACTAAGCTTGAGCTTATTTGGGGAAGCACAATGTACCACAAAGATGATCTTCCTTTTGATGTTCTTGATTTGCCTGATATCTACACTCAGTTTCGTAAG TCAGTGGAAGCGAACTGTAGGATCAGAAGCTCCACTCGCATTCCAGTTTCGATAGGGCCAACACCTTGTGTTGATAACTGGGGAGATGTTCCAACTCTTGGTCAACTTGGACTTGAGCCACAAGAG GTGACCAGAGGAATGAGATTTGTGGGTGGTGAAAGCGCAGGACTAGGCAGAGTTTTTGAGTACTTTTGGAAGAAG GATCTTTTGAAAGTGTACAAAGAGACGAGGAACGGCATGTTAGGACCCGATTACTCGACTAAATTCTCTCCATGGCTTGCTTTGGATGTATCTCTCCTCGGTTTATCTATGAAGAG GTTCAAAGATATGAAAGAGAAAGAATAG
- the LOC106314134 gene encoding cryptochrome DASH, chloroplastic/mitochondrial-like: MICYMCSRVLFELLWRDYFRFLSIKCGNSLFHLGGPRDVQGEWSQDKRLFESWRDGKTGYPLIDANMKELSTTGFMSNRGRQIVCSFLVRDMGLDWRMGAEWFETCLLDYDPCSNYGNWTYGAGVGNDPREDRYFSIPKQAQNYDPEGEYVAFWVQQLRRLPKEKRHWPGRLIYMDTVVPLKHGHGGGNAQASRVSKSRGGFRDNHSGRR, encoded by the exons ATGATTTGTTACATGTGTTCCAGGGTGTTGTTTGAATTACTATGGAGGGATTACTTTAGGTTTCTTTCAATCAAATGCGGCAACTCCTTATTCCATCTAG GTGGTCCAAGAGATGTGCAAGGGGAATGGAGTCAAGATAAGAGGCTGTTTGAGTCTTGGAGAGATGGCAAGACCGG GTATCCTCTTATAGATGCAAACATGAAGGAGTTATCCACTACAGGTTTCATGTCAAACCGAGGCAGACAG ATTGTTTGTTCGTTTCTTGTGAGGGACATGGGCTTGGACTGGCGCATGGGTGCTGAATGGTTTGAGACATGTCTATTGGACTATGATCCTTGTTCTAATTATGGAAACTGGACCTATGGAGCAG GAGTTGGTAATGATCCAAGAGAAGACCGGTACTTCAGCATCCCCAAGCAA GCACAGAACTATGATCCAGAAGGAGAATACGTTGCGTTCTGGGTGCAGCAGCTGCGTCGGCTTCCAAAAGAGAAAAGGCATTGGCCAGGGAGATTGATATATATGGACACAGTTGTGCCATTGAAGCATGGTCATGGTGGTGGTAATGCTCAAGCGTCTCGTGTGTCAAAGTCTCGTGGTGGTTTCAGAGATAATCACAGTGGGAGACGTTGA
- the LOC106316242 gene encoding cryptochrome DASH, chloroplastic/mitochondrial-like yields MGLDWRMGAEWFETCLLDYDPCSNYGNWTYGAGVGNDPREDRYFSIPKQAQNYDPEGEYVAFWVQQLRRLPKEKRHWPGRLMYMDTVVPLKHGHGGGNAQASRVSKSRGGFRDNHSGRR; encoded by the exons ATGGGCTTGGACTGGCGCATGGGTGCTGAATGGTTTGAGACATGTCTATTGGACTATGATCCTTGTTCTAATTACGGAAACTGGACCTATGGAGCAG GAGTTGGTAATGATCCAAGAGAAGACCGGTACTTCAGCATCCCCAAGCAA GCACAGAACTATGATCCAGAAGGAGAATACGTAGCGTTTTGGGTGCAGCAGCTGCGTCGGCTTCCAAAAGAGAAAAGGCATTGGCCAGGGAGATTGATGTATATGGACACAGTTGTGCCATTGAAGCATGGTCATGGTGGTGGTAATGCTCAAGCGTCTCGTGTGTCAAAGTCTCGTGGTGGTTTCAGAGATAATCACAGTGGGAGACGTTGA